A genomic region of Choristoneura fumiferana chromosome 17, NRCan_CFum_1, whole genome shotgun sequence contains the following coding sequences:
- the tra2 gene encoding transformer 2 isoform X1 codes for MSDRERSRSRTRNGSREAPKPPTMSRGHSRSRSRTPPPPKSSSRKYRSPSVARSRSRSGTPRRGYRSARYSRSRSRSYSPRGSYRRSHSHSPMSSRKRHQGDRVRVASYENPTPSRCLGIFGLSLYTSEQQINHIFSKYGPVEKVQVVIDAKTGRSRGFCFVYYESQDDAKVAKNECTGMEIDGRRIRVDYSITQRAHTPTPGIYMGKPTVSGRGDNGYDRRRGGDRDDYYYRGGGGGGGGGGYRERDYYHRGYRHRSPSPHYRRSRRYERERSYSPRKSYYHPDR; via the exons ATGTCGGATCGAGAG AGGAGTCGCTCGAGGACTCGGAACGGTTCCAGGGAGGCGCCCAAGCCGCCGACGATGTCGCGGGGCCACAGCCGAAGCCGGTCGCGGACGCCGCCCCCGCCAAAATCATCTAGCAGGAAGTATAGAAGCCC ATCTGTGGCTCGGTCACGGTCTCGGTCGGGCACCCCGCGGCGCGGGTACCGCTCGGCTCGCTACTCCCGGTCGCGCTCGCGCAGCTATTCCCCTCGTGGCTCCTACCGCCGCTCGCACTCTCACAGCCCCATGTCGAGCCGCAAGCGCCATCAGGGCGACAGGGTGAGGGTCGCTTCATAT GAAAACCCCACACCGTCTAGATGCCTGGGGATCTTTGGTTTGAGCCTGTACACATCGGAACAGCAAATTAATCACATCTTCTCAAAATATGGCCCGGTCGAGAAGGTGCAAGTCGTCATAGATGCTAAG ACGGGCAGATCCCGAGGCTTCTGCTTCGTGTACTACGAGTCCCAGGACGACGCGAAAGTAGCCAAGAACGAATGCACCGGTATGGAGATAGACGGCCGCCGCATCCGTGTTGATTACTCCATCACACAGCGCGCGCACACGCCCACGCCTGGCATCTATATGGGCAAACCGAC CGTCAGCGGAAGAGGTGACAACGGCTACGACAGGCGCCGAGGTGGCGATAGAGA CGACTACTATtaccgcggcggcggcggcggcggaggcggaggcggttACCGCGAGCGCGACTACTATCACCGCGGGTACCGCCACCGTTCCCCCTCGCCGCACTACCGCCGCTCGCGCCGCTACGAGCGCGAGCGCTCCTACTCGCCGCGTAAGTCCTACTACCATCCCGACCGTTAA
- the tra2 gene encoding transformer 2 isoform X2: MSDRERSRSRTRNGSREAPKPPTMSRGHSRSRSRTPPPPKSSSRKYRSPSVARSRSRSGTPRRGYRSARYSRSRSRSYSPRGSYRRSHSHSPMSSRKRHQGDRVRVASYENPTPSRCLGIFGLSLYTSEQQINHIFSKYGPVEKVQVVIDAKTGRSRGFCFVYYESQDDAKVAKNECTGMEIDGRRIRVDYSITQRAHTPTPGIYMGKPTVSGRGDNGYDRRRGGDRDDYYYRGGGGGGGGGGYRERDYYHRGYRHRSPSPHYRRSRRYERERSYSPRIETRSKG; this comes from the exons ATGTCGGATCGAGAG AGGAGTCGCTCGAGGACTCGGAACGGTTCCAGGGAGGCGCCCAAGCCGCCGACGATGTCGCGGGGCCACAGCCGAAGCCGGTCGCGGACGCCGCCCCCGCCAAAATCATCTAGCAGGAAGTATAGAAGCCC ATCTGTGGCTCGGTCACGGTCTCGGTCGGGCACCCCGCGGCGCGGGTACCGCTCGGCTCGCTACTCCCGGTCGCGCTCGCGCAGCTATTCCCCTCGTGGCTCCTACCGCCGCTCGCACTCTCACAGCCCCATGTCGAGCCGCAAGCGCCATCAGGGCGACAGGGTGAGGGTCGCTTCATAT GAAAACCCCACACCGTCTAGATGCCTGGGGATCTTTGGTTTGAGCCTGTACACATCGGAACAGCAAATTAATCACATCTTCTCAAAATATGGCCCGGTCGAGAAGGTGCAAGTCGTCATAGATGCTAAG ACGGGCAGATCCCGAGGCTTCTGCTTCGTGTACTACGAGTCCCAGGACGACGCGAAAGTAGCCAAGAACGAATGCACCGGTATGGAGATAGACGGCCGCCGCATCCGTGTTGATTACTCCATCACACAGCGCGCGCACACGCCCACGCCTGGCATCTATATGGGCAAACCGAC CGTCAGCGGAAGAGGTGACAACGGCTACGACAGGCGCCGAGGTGGCGATAGAGA CGACTACTATtaccgcggcggcggcggcggcggaggcggaggcggttACCGCGAGCGCGACTACTATCACCGCGGGTACCGCCACCGTTCCCCCTCGCCGCACTACCGCCGCTCGCGCCGCTACGAGCGCGAGCGCTCCTACTCGCCGC GTATTGAAACAAGAAGTAAAGGATGA
- the tra2 gene encoding transformer 2 isoform X3 has translation MSDRERSRSRTRNGSREAPKPPTMSRGHSRSRSRTPPPPKSSSRKYRSPSVARSRSRSGTPRRGYRSARYSRSRSRSYSPRGSYRRSHSHSPMSSRKRHQGDRENPTPSRCLGIFGLSLYTSEQQINHIFSKYGPVEKVQVVIDAKTGRSRGFCFVYYESQDDAKVAKNECTGMEIDGRRIRVDYSITQRAHTPTPGIYMGKPTVSGRGDNGYDRRRGGDRDDYYYRGGGGGGGGGGYRERDYYHRGYRHRSPSPHYRRSRRYERERSYSPRKSYYHPDR, from the exons ATGTCGGATCGAGAG AGGAGTCGCTCGAGGACTCGGAACGGTTCCAGGGAGGCGCCCAAGCCGCCGACGATGTCGCGGGGCCACAGCCGAAGCCGGTCGCGGACGCCGCCCCCGCCAAAATCATCTAGCAGGAAGTATAGAAGCCC ATCTGTGGCTCGGTCACGGTCTCGGTCGGGCACCCCGCGGCGCGGGTACCGCTCGGCTCGCTACTCCCGGTCGCGCTCGCGCAGCTATTCCCCTCGTGGCTCCTACCGCCGCTCGCACTCTCACAGCCCCATGTCGAGCCGCAAGCGCCATCAGGGCGACAGG GAAAACCCCACACCGTCTAGATGCCTGGGGATCTTTGGTTTGAGCCTGTACACATCGGAACAGCAAATTAATCACATCTTCTCAAAATATGGCCCGGTCGAGAAGGTGCAAGTCGTCATAGATGCTAAG ACGGGCAGATCCCGAGGCTTCTGCTTCGTGTACTACGAGTCCCAGGACGACGCGAAAGTAGCCAAGAACGAATGCACCGGTATGGAGATAGACGGCCGCCGCATCCGTGTTGATTACTCCATCACACAGCGCGCGCACACGCCCACGCCTGGCATCTATATGGGCAAACCGAC CGTCAGCGGAAGAGGTGACAACGGCTACGACAGGCGCCGAGGTGGCGATAGAGA CGACTACTATtaccgcggcggcggcggcggcggaggcggaggcggttACCGCGAGCGCGACTACTATCACCGCGGGTACCGCCACCGTTCCCCCTCGCCGCACTACCGCCGCTCGCGCCGCTACGAGCGCGAGCGCTCCTACTCGCCGCGTAAGTCCTACTACCATCCCGACCGTTAA